One Glycine max cultivar Williams 82 chromosome 4, Glycine_max_v4.0, whole genome shotgun sequence DNA segment encodes these proteins:
- the LOC100790930 gene encoding elongation of fatty acids protein 3-like, whose protein sequence is MISYSYVMESMKYWLIEHPAMVSFRWSPTQSYGGTWWFLISATSFYVAAAVTLHLLLKFFRRRRAVPLGPIPALHSLAMSLISAAIFTGMFFSAEAEARDTRWLWRRSRTTSFEWLLCFPLGTRPSGRVFFWSYVFYLSRFLHLLRTFFVVLRHRRLSFFRLFNNSVLLIMSFLWLEFSQSLQVLAILFYTAVYSVVYAFRFWTEIGLPTKTPLALSFTANFQIVLLGFNLMCHVGVLSLHYLRGGCNGIGAWVFNSVLNAAFLVQFLKSYVKTHCHSQSIVACSSSKREVSMHASKT, encoded by the coding sequence ATGATATCTTATTCTTACGTAATGGAGAGCATGAAATATTGGCTAATAGAGCACCCAGCCATGGTCTCTTTCCGGTGGAGTCCCACCCAATCATACGGCGGCACGTGGTGGTTCCTAATCTCCGCCACCAGCTTTTACGTCGCGGCCGCCGTAACCCTTCACCTACTCCTCAAATTTTTCCGTCGCCGCCGCGCCGTGCCGTTGGGTCCCATCCCCGCCCTCCACAGCCTCGCCATGTCGTTGATCTCCGCCGCCATATTCACCGGCATGTTCTTCTCCGCCGAAGCCGAAGCCCGCGACACGCGGTGGCTGTGGCGGCGCTCCCGAACCACCTCGTTTGAGTGGCTGCTCTGTTTCCCACTCGGCACTCGCCCTTCTGGTCGTGTCTTCTTCTGGTCCTACGTTTTCTACCTCTCACGCTTCCTCCACCTGCTTCGCACCTTCTTCGTCGTTTTGCGTCACCGAAGGTTGTCGTTTTTCAGGCTGTTCAACAACTCCGTCCTTTTAATCATGTCGTTTCTGTGGCTCGAGTTTTCGCAGTCGCTTCAGGTGCTGGCGATTCTTTTTTACACGGCGGTTTATTCCGTCGTTTACGCGTTTCGGTTCTGGACGGAAATCGGGTTGCCTACCAAAACGCCGTTAGCGTTGTCGTTCACCGCGAATTTTCAGATAGTGCTGTTGGGTTTTAACTTAATGTGCCACGTTGGAGTGCTCTCGTTGCATTACTTGAGAGGAGGGTGTAATGGAATCGGGGCTTGGGTTTTTAACTCCGTGTTAAACGCTGCTTTTCTCGTTCAGTTCTTGAAGTCCTATGTGAAAACGCATTGTCATAGCCAAAGTATTGTTGCTTGCTCTTCTTCCAAACGCGAGGTTTCCATGCATGCAAGCAAGACATAA
- the LOC100788818 gene encoding leishmanolysin-like peptidase — protein MELTVRCTSCALSRFHCKLRFAVVVFEIILILAWVEAHNAKPQEHQLQWGGLERNTENIASHSCIHDQILDQRKRPGRKVYSITPQVYEPVRLKHLQHKGRTLLDVPTSSRPQEDAKKPIRIYLNYDAVGHSPDRDCRAIGNIVKLGEPPMTSPGFPSCDPHGNPPILGDCWYNCTSEDISGDDKKRRLRKALGQTADWFRRALAVEPVKGNLRLSGYSACGQDGGVQLPRGYIEEGVSDADLVLLVTTRPTTGSTLAWAVACERDQWGRAIAGHVNVAPRHLTAEAETLLSATLIHEVMHVLGFDPHAFAHFRDERKRRRNQVTEQVMDEKLGRMVTRVVLPRVVMHSRYHYAAFSGNFSGLELEDGGGRGTSGSHWEKRLLMNEIMTGSVDTKSVVSKMTLALLEDSGWYKANYSMADHLDWGRNQGTEFVTSPCNLWKGAYRCNTTLFSGCTYNREAEGYCPILTYSGDLPQWARYFPQANKGGQSSLADYCTYFVAYSDGSCTDTNSARAPDRMLGEVRGSNSRCMASSLVRTGFVRGSMTQGNGCYQHRCINNSLEVAVDGIWKVCPQAGGPIQFPGFNGELICPAYPELCNTDPVAVSGQCPNSCNSNGDCVDGKCRCFLGFHGNDCSRRSCPSKCNGNGVCLSNGICECKPGYTGIDCSTAVCDEQCSLHGGVCDNGVCEFRCSDYAGYTCQNSSMLLPSLSVCKNVPGNDISGQHCAPSEPSILQQLEEVVVIPNYHRLFPGGARKLFNIFGSSYCDETAKRLACWISIQKCDKDGDNRLRVCHSACQSYNLACGASLDCSDQTLFSSDGDGEGQCTGSGEMKLSWFNRLRSSFSLRNSSLKGISVKYRQL, from the exons ATGGAGCTAACCGTTCGGTGCACCTCATGCGCGCTGTCCAGATTTCATTGCAAACTTCGATTCGCCGTGGTTGTTTTCGAG ATTATATTGATATTGGCATGGGTGGAGGCCCACAATGCAAAGCCCCAGGAACACCAACTTCAATGGGGAGGCTTGGAGAGGAATACTGAGAATATTGCCTCTCACTCTTGCATACACGACCAGATTCTTGATCAGAGGAAGCGACCTGGTCGCAAGGTGTATTCAATTACCCCACAGGTTTATGAGCCTGTTCGCTTGAAACACCTTCAGCATAAAGGTAGGACATTACTTGATGTGCCAACATCATCAAGGCCTCAAGAGGATGCAAAGAAGCCTATTAGGATATATCTAAATTATGATGCTGTTGGTCACTCCCCTGACAGGGATTGTCGAGCAATTGGCAATATTGTCAAA CTTGGGGAGCCTCCAATGACTTCTCCTGGTTTTCCTTCTTGCGACCCCCATGGTAATCCTCCAATCTTAGGTGATTGTTGGTATAACTGCACTTCTGAAGATATCTCCGGAGATGACAAAAAACGTCGCCTTCGTAAG GCATTAGGTCAGACAGCTGACTGGTTTAGGAGAGCATTGGCTGTTGAGCCTGTCAAGGGGAACCTGCGGTTAAGTGGATATTCTGCTTGTGGACAAGATGGAGGTGTGCAACTTCCTCGTGGATATATTGAGG AGGGTGTCTCTGATGCCGACTTGGTTCTTTTGGTGACTACAAGACCTACAACTGGAAGTACACTTGCCTGGGCGGTGGCATGTGAACGAGATCAATGGGGTCGTGCTATAGCTG GACATGTTAATGTTGCGCCTCGCCATTTGACTGCTGAGGCAGAGACTTTGCTTTCAGCCACTCTGATACATGAG GTTATGCATGTTCTTGGTTTTGATCCACATGCCTTTGCTCATTTTAGAGATGAAAGGAAAAGACGGCGTAATCAG GTTACTGAACAAGTTATGGATGAAAAGCTTGGACGAATGGTAACACGTGTGGTGCTTCCTCGTGTTGTCATGCATTCTCGATATCATTATGCG GCTTTCTCAGGAAATTTTTCTGGTTTAGAGCTGGAAGATGGTGGAGGACGTGGCACATCAG GGTCTCACTGGGAAAAAAGGCTTCTTATGAATGAGATTATGACTGGTTCTGTGGATACAAAATCTGTTGTTTCAAAAATGACATTAGCTCTATTAGAAGATAGTGGATGGTACAAGGCCAATTATAGTATGGCAGACCATCTTGATTGGGGTCGCAACCAAGGTACTGAGTTTGTTACCTCCCCTTGCAATCTATGGAAGGGAGCCTATCGTTGCAACACAACACTGTTTTCTGGTTGTACATATAACAGGGAGGCAGAGGGATACTGCCCCATCCTAACTTATAGTGGAGATCTCCCTCAGTGGGCTCGGTATTTTCCACAAGCTAATAAGG GTGGACAATCCTCATTGGCTGATTATTGCACTTACTTTGTTGCTTACTCTGATGGTTCGTGTACAGACACTAACAGTGCACGAGCACCTGACAGAATGCTAGGTGAAGTCAGAGGAAGTAACTCTAG GTGTATGGCTTCATCACTAGTACGCACAGGCTTTGTACGAGGTTCTATGACCCAGGGAAATGGTTGTTATCAGCACAGGTGTATCAACAATTCTTTAGAG GTTGCTGTGGATGGTATCTGGAAAGTGTGTCCTCAAGCTGGTGGACCCATTCAGTTCCCTGGCTTTAATG GTGAATTAATCTGCCCTGCTTACCCCGAGCTCTGTAACACTGACCCAGTAGCTGTGTCTGGTCAATGCCCTAATTCATGTAATTCCAATGGAGATTGTGTTGATGGAAAATGCCGATGCTTTCTTGGATTTCATGGGAATGATTGCAGTAGAC GTTCCTGCCCCAGCAAATGCAATGGCAATGGAGTGTGCCTTTCCAATGGGATTTGTGAATGTAAACCTGGCTACACTGGCATTGACTGCTCCACTG CTGTGTGTGATGAGCAATGCAGCCTTCATGGTGGGGTTTGTGATAATGGAGTTTGTGAATTCCGCTGTTCTGACTATGCGGGATACACATGCCAGAATAGCTCCATGCTCCTGCCTAGCCTTTCGGTGTGCAAAAATGTGCCTGGAAATGATATTTCTGGACAGCATTGTGCACCCAGTGAGCCTAGCATACTACAGCAACTGGAAGAGGTTGTTGTCATACCCAACTACCACCGACTATTCCCTGGTGGTGctagaaaattatttaatatatttggcAGCTCCTACTGTGACGAGACTGCTAAACGGCTTGCCTGCTGG ATCTCAATCCAGAAGTGTGACAAGGATGGAGACAACAGGCTTCGAGTGTGCCATTCTGCATGCCAATCTTATAATCTAGCATGTGGAGCTTCTCTTGACTGCTCTGATCAGACGCTTTTCAGCAGTGACGGGGATGGGGAGGGTCAATGCACCGGCTCGGGTGAGATGAAATTGTCATGGTTTAATCGTCTGCGAAGCAGTTTTTCTTTGAGAAATAGTTCCTTGAAAGGAATATCTGTAAAATATAGGCagctataa